A window of the Leucothrix mucor DSM 2157 genome harbors these coding sequences:
- a CDS encoding ATP synthase subunit I: MQRLLTIQASLVLVAILATLYSLGGDSFTAALFGGAVAMANTILLSRRLSSASAMAEDSPDIGVMTLYVGVIQRFIFVLAMFVVGMGLLKLNPIPLLGTFALAQLGYMIGGVQQSSK; the protein is encoded by the coding sequence TTGCAACGACTGCTAACAATTCAGGCTAGCTTGGTACTGGTTGCTATCTTGGCAACACTTTACTCCTTGGGTGGCGACTCATTCACTGCAGCCTTATTCGGTGGCGCAGTAGCAATGGCAAATACTATTCTTCTATCACGACGTTTGAGCTCTGCCAGTGCGATGGCAGAAGACAGTCCTGATATTGGGGTGATGACTCTCTATGTTGGAGTGATCCAGCGATTTATTTTTGTGCTAGCGATGTTCGTGGTCGGCATGGGTTTGCTTAAGTTAAATCCAATCCCACTGCTAGGAACGTTTGCGTTGGCTCAGTTGGGATATATGATTGGCGGCGTACAGCAGTCCTCGAAATAG
- a CDS encoding F0F1 ATP synthase subunit delta yields MSELTTAARPYAKAVFEIAEAAGSLDSWSEQLATMASIVSAEGSAKLLNNPKTSAKQKIDTFVEVADGSLNEQGINLLKSLGENNRFALLPDISLIFEDMKSEAQGEVEVKLIAAAEVGQEPHDAIVTALEKRLGRKVKLITSIDESLMGGAIVRVGDLVIDGSLQGRFHSLKASLS; encoded by the coding sequence ATGTCTGAATTGACAACTGCTGCACGCCCATATGCTAAAGCTGTTTTTGAGATCGCTGAGGCGGCAGGTTCTTTAGACTCTTGGTCTGAACAGCTTGCAACCATGGCGTCGATTGTTTCTGCGGAGGGTTCAGCTAAACTGCTGAACAATCCTAAGACCAGTGCAAAACAGAAGATTGATACCTTTGTTGAGGTTGCCGACGGCAGCTTGAACGAGCAAGGTATCAACTTGCTGAAGTCACTTGGTGAGAACAATCGTTTCGCATTGTTACCGGACATATCTTTGATATTTGAAGATATGAAGTCTGAAGCTCAAGGTGAGGTAGAGGTCAAGTTAATTGCCGCTGCTGAAGTTGGCCAAGAGCCCCACGATGCGATTGTCACAGCGTTAGAAAAGCGTTTGGGTCGTAAAGTTAAACTAATTACCAGTATCGATGAGTCCTTAATGGGCGGCGCGATTGTACGCGTAGGTGATTTGGTAATTGATGGTTCGCTTCAAGGTCGTTTTCACTCGCTGAAAGCTAGCTTGAGCTGA
- the uvrD gene encoding DNA helicase II produces the protein MDVSHLLDSLNKPQRQAVSAPASPILVLAGAGSGKTRVLVHRIAWLIQVEQCSPFGILAVTFTNKAAAEMRGRIEQLLETPAGGMWVGTFHSLSHRLLRRHWQEANLPQLFQIIDSDDQLRLIKRISRNLGLDEAHWPARQTQWFINASKDRGERPQHIEDKGDPHTMKMRELYQAYETNCQQSGVVDFAELLLRSLELLRDNPELLRQYRQRFRHLLIDEFQDTNTLQYAWLRLIAGDSAQPFAVGDDDQSIYGWRGAKIENIQNFSKDFPDTTTIRLEQNYRSTGNILDAANALINNNQGRLGKKLWTDSGEGELIKLYVANDENDEARHVVSRIRNWVQQGNSHQECAILYRSNAQSRVFESILIEAGIPYRIYGGQRFFDRAEIKDALAYLRLTANRHDDPSFDRVINQPPRGIGDKTLTAIRDYARDSQSSLWQATHALLESNYFTARAGNAVSNFIRLIGEMAESISGLALEEQVDHTIKHTQLKQHYLNKDKGDKGEARIENLNELVSAAQGFEYRPEDEHANMDFLSAFLSHASLEAGDNQSKAGNDCVQLMTLHASKGLEFPLVCLVGLEEDLFPSQQSGEDLGRMEEERRLCYVGITRAEKQLVLSYAEQRRLYGTTNYGVPSRFIHEIPDKLVEAVRPTSAPSWSLPYRPANTARSNNVGSNETGLHIGQQVTHNKFGLGTITDTEGSGSHARVQVNFENAGSKWLVLTYANLSPA, from the coding sequence ATGGATGTTTCTCACTTACTCGATAGCCTCAACAAGCCACAGCGCCAGGCAGTTTCTGCCCCCGCTTCGCCCATTTTAGTCCTTGCCGGAGCCGGTAGTGGTAAGACCCGCGTCTTGGTGCACCGTATCGCTTGGCTAATACAAGTTGAACAGTGCTCCCCTTTCGGCATACTCGCGGTGACATTCACCAATAAGGCCGCCGCCGAAATGCGTGGCCGTATTGAGCAGCTTCTGGAAACACCAGCGGGCGGCATGTGGGTAGGCACCTTTCACAGCCTGTCGCATCGCTTATTGCGACGTCATTGGCAGGAAGCCAATTTGCCGCAACTCTTCCAGATTATCGACAGTGACGATCAACTAAGGCTCATCAAGCGCATCTCACGCAACTTAGGACTGGATGAAGCGCATTGGCCCGCCAGACAAACCCAATGGTTTATTAACGCTAGCAAAGACCGTGGCGAGCGCCCTCAGCACATCGAAGATAAGGGCGACCCTCACACCATGAAAATGCGTGAGCTGTATCAGGCCTATGAAACCAACTGCCAACAGTCCGGCGTCGTTGATTTTGCGGAGCTACTATTGCGCTCACTAGAGCTCTTACGGGACAACCCTGAGCTTCTCAGACAATACCGTCAGCGATTCAGACACCTACTGATCGACGAATTTCAAGACACCAATACACTGCAATACGCGTGGTTACGCCTGATTGCCGGTGACTCTGCACAACCCTTTGCGGTGGGCGACGACGACCAATCCATCTATGGCTGGCGTGGCGCAAAAATTGAAAACATTCAGAATTTTTCAAAGGATTTTCCCGACACCACGACAATTCGACTAGAGCAAAATTACCGTTCAACCGGCAACATTCTGGATGCGGCCAACGCACTGATTAATAACAACCAAGGGCGCCTAGGCAAGAAGCTATGGACCGACTCCGGCGAAGGCGAGCTAATCAAGCTATACGTTGCCAACGATGAAAACGACGAGGCACGTCATGTTGTTTCACGTATTCGCAACTGGGTACAGCAAGGCAATTCGCACCAGGAATGCGCAATCCTGTACCGTTCAAACGCCCAGTCACGCGTTTTTGAAAGCATCCTGATTGAAGCCGGCATTCCATACCGAATCTATGGCGGCCAGCGCTTTTTTGACCGTGCTGAAATCAAAGACGCCCTCGCCTATTTACGCCTGACTGCAAACCGCCACGACGACCCATCTTTCGACCGTGTCATTAACCAACCACCGCGCGGTATTGGTGACAAGACACTGACTGCGATTCGCGACTATGCACGTGACAGCCAATCCTCACTATGGCAAGCCACACACGCTCTACTCGAATCAAACTACTTTACTGCCCGAGCAGGCAATGCAGTTAGCAACTTCATTCGACTGATCGGCGAAATGGCCGAAAGCATTTCAGGCTTAGCGCTTGAGGAACAAGTTGATCACACCATCAAGCACACCCAACTTAAGCAGCACTACCTAAACAAAGACAAGGGCGACAAAGGCGAAGCGCGCATTGAAAATCTGAACGAATTGGTCTCGGCCGCACAAGGCTTTGAATATCGTCCGGAAGATGAGCATGCCAATATGGACTTCCTATCCGCATTCTTATCTCATGCCTCTCTCGAAGCAGGCGACAACCAAAGCAAAGCCGGAAACGATTGTGTGCAACTAATGACCCTACACGCATCCAAAGGACTGGAATTCCCACTGGTTTGCTTAGTGGGATTAGAGGAAGACTTATTCCCTAGCCAACAATCGGGCGAAGACTTAGGAAGAATGGAAGAGGAACGCCGCCTCTGCTATGTCGGCATCACTCGCGCGGAAAAACAGCTGGTCCTTTCCTACGCAGAGCAACGCCGCCTGTATGGAACAACCAATTACGGCGTGCCATCGCGCTTTATTCATGAGATCCCGGACAAGCTCGTTGAAGCAGTCAGACCAACCAGCGCGCCTTCCTGGTCACTGCCTTACCGGCCCGCAAATACTGCCCGCTCCAACAATGTCGGCAGTAACGAAACAGGTTTACATATTGGCCA
- the atpG gene encoding F0F1 ATP synthase subunit gamma has product MAGLKEIRSQIGSIQNTKKITKAMEMVAASKMRRAKERMEESRPYADKMRQVVGHLANGHLEYRHPYVVDREQVKRVGYIIISTDRGLCGGLNGNLFKKAFQDIANWKEQNVEVDIAVLGGKALSAFRRYGVVAERTHMGDKPALTDIIGTIKVMLDAYEDGKIDRLFLVENKFVNSMTQTPQVTQLVPVVAAKLDKETQSHWDYLYEPESQVVIDRLMTRYIESLVYQGVVENIACEMSARMIAMKSASDNAGNIINDLKLAYNKARQAAITQEISEIVSGAAAVG; this is encoded by the coding sequence ATGGCAGGTCTAAAGGAAATACGCTCTCAGATTGGTAGTATTCAAAATACCAAGAAGATCACCAAAGCAATGGAAATGGTTGCTGCGTCTAAGATGCGTCGCGCTAAAGAGCGTATGGAAGAATCTCGTCCATACGCCGATAAAATGCGGCAAGTTGTAGGGCATTTAGCGAATGGCCACCTCGAATACCGTCACCCTTACGTCGTTGATCGTGAGCAAGTGAAGCGGGTTGGTTACATTATTATCTCTACAGATCGTGGTTTGTGTGGTGGTTTGAACGGAAACTTGTTCAAAAAAGCCTTTCAAGATATTGCGAACTGGAAAGAGCAGAACGTTGAGGTTGATATTGCAGTCCTCGGCGGAAAAGCACTTTCGGCATTTCGTCGTTACGGCGTTGTGGCAGAAAGAACCCATATGGGTGATAAGCCTGCGCTTACCGATATTATCGGTACGATTAAGGTGATGCTTGATGCTTATGAAGACGGCAAGATCGATCGCCTGTTTTTGGTAGAGAATAAATTCGTTAACAGCATGACACAAACGCCACAGGTAACGCAGTTGGTTCCTGTTGTGGCTGCTAAGCTTGATAAGGAAACTCAGTCTCACTGGGATTACCTTTATGAGCCAGAGTCACAAGTGGTTATTGATCGTCTGATGACTCGTTATATTGAGTCTTTGGTCTATCAAGGTGTCGTCGAGAACATCGCCTGCGAAATGTCGGCGCGTATGATTGCTATGAAGAGTGCATCTGATAATGCAGGAAATATTATCAATGACCTTAAATTAGCTTACAACAAGGCGCGTCAGGCTGCGATTACTCAGGAAATTTCCGAGATCGTTTCAGGTGCTGCGGCGGTTGGATAA
- the atpE gene encoding F0F1 ATP synthase subunit C encodes MDATVVSEIVSSTALVVGIVLAAAAFGSALGWGLICSKFIEGIARQPEMRAQLTGQMLFTGGLMEAFPMIVLGISMWFIFANPFLDAARTAIGS; translated from the coding sequence ATGGATGCAACAGTAGTATCTGAAATCGTATCATCAACTGCATTAGTTGTAGGTATCGTTCTGGCAGCAGCAGCATTTGGTTCTGCGCTGGGTTGGGGTTTGATCTGTTCTAAGTTCATCGAAGGTATCGCTCGTCAGCCTGAGATGCGTGCTCAGTTAACTGGTCAGATGTTGTTCACTGGTGGTTTGATGGAAGCATTCCCAATGATCGTATTGGGTATTTCAATGTGGTTTATCTTTGCAAACCCGTTCTTAGATGCAGCAAGAACAGCGATTGGCAGCTAA
- the atpB gene encoding F0F1 ATP synthase subunit A encodes MSEANAPAISSPVEYIQHHLQNGSIGGKPESLVDFGVFFWDIFLVTVILAGIFAFVSWKVGKNLDPDKPTGMQNILELIVEFVNQQVKDIFPDADKWIGPLAITIFIMVILMNTMDIIPVDLIPSFVAGVASIFGVDPHHVYFKAVPTTNLDTTFALALMVFCLIMFYNIKSKGLVGYLMVFLTHPFSAKALPVKIILAPANVMMTIIEELAKPISMGLRLFGNMFAGELLFLLIALLGVGWAMPGQIVLGSLWSIFHIMVIILQAYIFMLLTVIFLGLASQKVEHH; translated from the coding sequence GTGAGCGAAGCTAATGCGCCAGCAATTTCGAGCCCTGTTGAGTATATACAGCACCATTTGCAAAATGGAAGTATCGGAGGGAAGCCAGAGTCTTTGGTTGATTTCGGTGTTTTCTTTTGGGATATCTTTTTGGTGACTGTAATTCTTGCAGGTATTTTTGCATTTGTTTCCTGGAAGGTCGGTAAAAATCTGGATCCAGATAAGCCAACAGGAATGCAGAATATTCTCGAGCTAATCGTTGAGTTTGTTAATCAACAAGTGAAAGATATATTTCCTGACGCGGACAAGTGGATTGGTCCTCTGGCTATTACCATCTTCATTATGGTTATCCTAATGAACACGATGGATATTATACCAGTAGACTTGATACCGTCCTTTGTTGCAGGTGTTGCCAGTATCTTTGGTGTTGACCCACATCACGTTTACTTCAAGGCCGTACCAACGACTAACTTGGATACAACATTTGCACTGGCTCTGATGGTGTTCTGCCTGATTATGTTTTACAACATCAAGAGCAAAGGTCTGGTTGGTTACCTGATGGTATTCCTGACTCACCCGTTCAGTGCTAAAGCGTTGCCCGTTAAAATCATTCTTGCCCCTGCGAATGTCATGATGACCATTATTGAAGAGCTTGCTAAGCCGATCAGTATGGGCTTACGACTATTCGGAAACATGTTCGCGGGTGAGTTGTTGTTCTTGCTGATCGCACTATTGGGTGTGGGCTGGGCAATGCCAGGTCAGATCGTTCTTGGCTCACTATGGTCAATTTTCCACATCATGGTAATTATTCTGCAGGCATATATCTTTATGCTGCTGACAGTGATCTTCTTAGGTCTTGCCAGTCAGAAAGTTGAGCACCACTAA
- a CDS encoding VanZ family protein, translated as MYRHLVHQGIVWVRYLRRIKPVKYSFFAVLVLLMVAGIKVATMPLEFPESLQLNDKVIHIIVFFGFAVLVDLVSSREPFWLWKALPLIVYGIGIEVLQYFSPDRSFSVLDAIADVGGVLLYWLLKQIVYWMDRRGL; from the coding sequence ATGTATCGGCATCTGGTGCATCAAGGGATTGTCTGGGTGCGGTATTTGCGGCGTATTAAGCCCGTTAAATACAGTTTTTTCGCGGTGTTGGTGCTGCTGATGGTGGCTGGTATTAAAGTGGCGACAATGCCATTGGAGTTTCCTGAAAGCCTTCAGCTCAATGATAAAGTTATCCACATCATCGTTTTCTTTGGTTTTGCGGTGCTGGTGGATTTGGTTTCCTCGCGTGAGCCATTTTGGTTGTGGAAGGCTTTGCCGTTGATTGTTTACGGAATAGGGATTGAGGTGCTTCAGTACTTTAGTCCGGACCGTAGTTTTTCAGTGCTTGATGCGATAGCGGATGTTGGTGGCGTGTTGCTGTATTGGCTTCTGAAGCAGATTGTCTATTGGATGGATCGGCGCGGACTTTAA
- the atpA gene encoding F0F1 ATP synthase subunit alpha, which produces MQLNPTEISDLIKKRIASFEADSEARTEGTIVSVMDGIVRIHGLGDVMSGEMIEFSTGTYGLALNLERDSVGAVVLGDYKNIKEGDTVKCTGRILEVPIGPELMGRVVDSLGQPIDGKGAIETKAFGPIERVAPGVIDRKSVDQPMETGIKALDAMVPVGRGQRELIIGDRQTGKTAIAIDAIINQKGKGVKCIYVAVGQKASSVAGIVRKLEEYGAMDYTIVVAANASDPASMQYLAPYAGCAMGEYFRDRGEDALIIYDDLTKQAWAYRQVSLLLRRPPGREAYPGDVFYLHSRLLERAARVNADYVERMTNGEVKGKTGSLTAYPIIETQEGDVSAFVATNVISITDGQIFLDTDLFNSGNRPAIDAGLSVSRVGGAAQTKIIKKLGGGVRLDLAQYRELAAFSQFASDLDEGTRKQLERGQRVTALMSQPQYSPLKTGELGLVLFAANEGFLDDIEVAKVGDFESALRAYANSEKSDFMDSINKSGSYSDEIAGEMRSLIEDFKSKSTW; this is translated from the coding sequence ATGCAACTGAACCCAACTGAAATCAGTGATCTGATTAAGAAGCGTATTGCTAGCTTCGAAGCAGACTCTGAAGCCCGTACAGAGGGTACGATCGTCTCTGTAATGGACGGTATCGTTCGCATCCATGGTCTCGGCGATGTGATGTCTGGTGAGATGATTGAATTTTCGACAGGTACTTATGGTCTGGCGCTTAACTTAGAGCGTGATTCTGTCGGTGCGGTAGTCTTGGGTGACTACAAGAACATTAAAGAAGGCGATACAGTCAAATGTACTGGCCGTATTTTGGAAGTGCCAATCGGTCCTGAGCTAATGGGTCGCGTTGTTGACTCACTGGGTCAGCCAATCGATGGTAAAGGTGCAATTGAGACTAAGGCATTTGGTCCAATCGAGCGCGTTGCTCCTGGCGTTATCGACCGTAAGTCGGTTGATCAGCCAATGGAAACTGGTATCAAAGCATTGGATGCGATGGTTCCGGTTGGTCGTGGTCAGCGTGAGTTGATCATCGGTGACCGTCAGACTGGTAAGACTGCAATCGCTATCGATGCAATCATCAACCAGAAAGGCAAAGGCGTTAAGTGTATTTATGTTGCTGTTGGCCAAAAGGCTTCATCAGTAGCAGGTATCGTCCGTAAGCTTGAAGAATACGGCGCGATGGATTACACAATCGTTGTTGCGGCCAACGCTTCTGACCCTGCGTCTATGCAGTATCTTGCGCCATACGCCGGTTGTGCGATGGGTGAGTACTTCCGTGACCGTGGTGAAGATGCGCTGATCATCTACGATGATTTGACTAAGCAAGCATGGGCTTACCGTCAGGTATCTTTGTTGCTACGTCGTCCGCCAGGTCGTGAAGCATATCCTGGAGACGTTTTCTATCTTCACTCCCGCCTACTTGAGCGTGCTGCTCGTGTTAACGCTGACTATGTTGAGCGTATGACAAATGGTGAAGTGAAAGGTAAGACAGGTTCTTTGACTGCTTATCCAATCATCGAGACACAAGAAGGTGACGTATCTGCATTCGTTGCAACCAACGTTATCTCTATCACCGATGGTCAGATCTTCCTGGATACTGATTTGTTCAACTCAGGTAACCGCCCTGCGATTGATGCTGGTTTGTCAGTATCTCGTGTAGGTGGTGCTGCTCAGACTAAGATCATCAAGAAATTGGGTGGTGGTGTTCGTCTTGACTTGGCTCAGTATCGTGAATTGGCAGCTTTCTCTCAGTTTGCTTCTGATCTTGATGAAGGTACTCGTAAGCAGCTTGAGCGCGGTCAGCGTGTAACAGCTCTGATGAGTCAGCCTCAGTACTCTCCATTGAAAACGGGTGAGCTTGGTTTGGTGCTTTTTGCAGCGAACGAAGGTTTCTTGGATGATATCGAAGTAGCTAAGGTTGGTGATTTTGAGTCTGCACTACGTGCTTATGCTAACTCTGAAAAATCAGACTTTATGGACTCTATAAACAAGTCCGGTAGTTACAGCGATGAAATTGCTGGTGAAATGCGTAGTTTGATTGAAGATTTTAAATCCAAAAGTACTTGGTAA
- a CDS encoding F0F1 ATP synthase subunit B, with product MNVTATLFGQLIVFTVLIWFVKQYLWEPIINTLEDRKSRVAEGLAAAEEGHKFEEQAQKQVEKELGAAKSQSADLIVQAQKRASEIVEKAKADAVGEANRIKSAAEAEIAMERSRASEELRSQVSSLAISGAEKILGKEIDSKVHAKALADLAAKI from the coding sequence ATGAATGTCACAGCTACCCTGTTTGGACAGTTAATCGTATTTACTGTCCTAATCTGGTTCGTCAAGCAGTATCTGTGGGAGCCTATAATCAACACGTTGGAAGATCGTAAGTCACGTGTTGCAGAAGGGTTGGCAGCTGCTGAAGAAGGTCATAAGTTCGAAGAACAAGCACAGAAGCAAGTTGAGAAAGAGCTGGGTGCAGCAAAATCTCAATCAGCGGACTTGATTGTTCAAGCTCAGAAGCGTGCATCTGAAATCGTTGAAAAAGCGAAGGCAGATGCGGTCGGTGAAGCAAATCGCATTAAATCAGCTGCTGAAGCTGAGATTGCGATGGAGCGTAGCCGTGCGTCTGAAGAGCTTCGTTCTCAAGTGTCTTCATTAGCGATAAGCGGTGCTGAAAAGATCCTAGGTAAGGAAATTGACAGTAAAGTTCACGCTAAAGCGTTGGCTGATCTAGCTGCAAAAATTTAG